The segment CAATCGCGTTCACGTTAGCGTAAGCGGTTTGCAGGCGTATTGCAGTCTTGAAAATCAAACGTTTCGTGCAAATTTGTAGGTCGATGCGGATTCACATCCAATCGCGGTAAAGATTGGTAATTAATCAGCGATTAGATTGATTTTCGCAACAATCACCGAATTCGACCCTGCATCCCTGTCACGCGCATGGGTATCGGTGCGCCCCCAGCACGTTCCGGAACCCTTTGGCAAAATCCTTGGCATTTGTTGCGTAAGCGCATCACCGCGCGCCCCCTTTCGAAGGCCACCCGATGACTCCGTTTTCCGTACTCGATCTCGCCCCCATTCCGGCCGGCGCCGACGCCTCGCAGGCTTTCCGCAACACCGTCGATCTCGCGCAGCACGCGGAACGCTGGGGCTACCAACGCTACTGGCTCGCCGAGCATCACAACATGCCCGGCATCGCGAGCGCGGCGACCGCCGTCGTGATCGGCCATGTCGCGGGCGCCACGCAGACGATCCGCGTCGGCTCGGGCGGCATCATGCTGCCGAACCATGCGCCGCTCGTGATCGCCGAGCAGTTCGGCACACTCGCGTCGCTGTATCCGGGGCGCATCGACCTCGGCCTCGGCCGCGCGCCAGGCACCGACCAGACGACGTCGCGCGCGCTGCGCCGCGACCTGATCGGCAGCGCCGACTCGTTTCCGGACGACGTCGCCGAGCTGATGCGCTACTTCGCGGAGCCGGTGCCCGGCCAGCGCGTGCGCGCGGTGCCCGGCGCGGGGCTCGACGTGCCCGTGTGGCTGCTCGGTTCGAGTTTGTTCAGCGCGCAGCTCGCCGCGATGCTCGGGCTGCCGTTCGCGTTCGCGTCGCACTTCGCGCCGGACTACCTGATGCGCGCGCTCGAGATCTACCGCGCGCAGTACCGGCCGTCAGCTGCATGGCCGAAGCCGCACGCGATGGTCGGCGTCAACGTGTTCGCGGCCGACACCGACGACGAAGCGCGGCGCCTGTTCACGTCGCTGCAGCAGCAGTTCATCAACCTGCGGCGCGGCACGCCGGGCAAGCTGCCGCCGCCCGTCGACGCGCTCGAGGCGAACGAGCTCGAACTCGCGAACGTCGCGCATTCGCTGTCGTTCGCGGCGGTCGGCTCGCGCGACACGGTGCGCGACAAGCTGCGCGACCGCATCGCGCAGACGGGGGCGGACGAATTGATCATCACCGCGCAAATCTACGATCATGCCGCGCGGCTGCACTCGTTCGAACTGACCGCGCAGATCCGCGACGAACTCGCGAACGAAGCGCGCTGACGGCACGAGCGCGCATCGTCGGCGGCCCGCCCACCATCACTGCGGGTGCGCGGCCGCCAGCCCGTCGAGCAGCGCCTTGTGGAACGCGTCCGGATCCTGGATCTGCGGCGCGTGCCCGAGCGCCGGGAATTCGACGAGCTGCGCGCCGGGAATCGCCGCCTGCGTGCGCTTCGCGAGTTCCGGATAGTGGCCGAGCTTCGCGTGCACGTCGGGCGGCGCGACGTCCTTGCCGATCGCGGTCGTGTCCTTGTCGCCGATCATGAGCAGCGTCGGCACGCGGATCGCGCCGAGTTCGTAGACCACCGGCTGCGTGAGGATCATGTCGTAGATCAGCGCGGAGTTCCACGCGACCGCGTCGCGACCGGCGCCGCGGTACATCCCGGCGAGCATCTGCACCCAGCGCTCGTACGACGACGACCACTTGCCCGCGTAGTACGTGCTCTGCTCGTAGCGGCGGATGCCTTCGGCCGTCGTCTTCAGCTCGCGCGCATACCAGTAGTCGACCGACAGCGGCGGCACGCCGAGCGCCTTCCAGTCTTCGAGGCCGATCGGGTTCACGAGCACGAGCTGGTCGGTCGCCTTCGGGTACATCAGCGCGTAGCGCATCGCGAGCATCCCGCCCGTCGAGTGGCCGACGATCGTCGCCGATTTCACGCCGATCGATTCGAGCAGCGCGTGCGTGTTGCGCGCGAGCTGCTGGAAGCTGTACTGGTAGCGATCGGGTTTCGACGACTTGCAGAAGCCGATCTGGTCCGGCGCGATCACGCGATAGCCAGCGCGGCTCAGCACGCCGATCGTGTCTTCCCAGGTCCCCGCGCAGAAGTTCTTCCCGTGCAGCAGCACGACGGTGCGGCCGTTCGGGTGCACCGGCTGCACGTCCATGTACACCATCTCGAGGGTTTCGCGCTGCGACACGAACGCGTAGCGGTGCTCGGGTTCCGGGTACGCAAAGCCCTCCAGGCGCGGGCCGTACACCGGCCCGTCGTTGCCGGCGGGCACCGGGGCGGCTTCGGCGGCGGAAGTCGCGCACGCGAAGGCAACGCCCGCGCCGAACAGGGCGGCGCGCGCGACGGACAACATCTTGCAAATCGGCAGCATGGCGATCACGGTGATTGGAAACGCATGCGGGCAGCCGGACGGCGCCGCGCCCCGCGATTCTACGCGGTCGGCTGACGACGGCGCACAACACTCCGGGGCCACGCGACTTCCGCGCCCGCGACGAACTCGGGTATCGTGTGACGTGACCCTGAAACGCGTGCAGGCGATTCCCATGAAAAACGTCCTCAGCATTCAGTCGCACGTCATCTACGGCCATGCCGGCAACAGTGCGGCCGTATTCCCGATGCAGCGCCTCGGCGTCAACGTCTGGCCGCTCAATACCGTCCAGCTGTCGAATCACATGCAGTACGGCCACTGGGCCGGTAGCGCGATCGATGCCGCGAAGATGGAGCAGCTCGTCGACGGGATCGCCGCGATCGGCGCGCTCAAGCGCTGCGACGCCGTGCTGTCCGGCTTCCTCGGGTCGCCGCCGCAGGCGCGCGCGGCAGTCGAGATCGTGCGCACGGTGAAGGCGATGAATCCCGGCGCGTGGTACTTCTGCGATCCGGCGATGGGCCAGACGGGCGGTATCCGGCCGGAGCCCGGCGTCGAGGAATTCATCGTCCAGGAGATGCCCGCGCTCGCGGACGGCATGTCGCCGAACCACACCGAACTGCAGAAACTCGTCGGGCGGCGCATCGAAACCGTCGCCGAAGCCGTCGACGCGTGCCGCGCGCTGATCCGCCGCGGCCCGCAGATCATCCTCGTCAAGCACCTGCACGACCGCAACAGCCCGGCCGACCGCTTCAACATGCTCGCCGTCACCGAAACCGAAGCGTGGATCGGCCAGCGCCCGCTGTATGCGTTTCCGCGCCATCCGGTCGGCGTCGGCGACCTGACCAGCGCGGTCTTCGTCGCGCGCCGGCTGCGCGGCGACTCCGTGCGCGCCGCGTTCGAGCACACGCTCGCGGCCGTGCACGCGGTCGTGAAGGCCACCTACGATGCGCGCCGCTACGAGCTCGAACTCGTCGCCGCGCAGGACGAGATCGCACGCCCGAGCGAATGGTTCGGCGCGTGGGTGACGGACGCCTGACGCGCCCGCACCGCCCCCCGCTTCACCGGCGCGCATGCGCGCCGCCCTGCTTTCCTGCTTTCCTGCTTTCCTGCTTTCCTGCTTTCCATGCTGCGTCATGACCACCGGCGATACGCGTTCCGATGCCGGTCCGATTCACGTGCAAACGTTTCCGGACTTCACATGAATGACACCGATTCCTCGCTATGCTCGCGACGGCACGAACTGGCGCAGCCGCATCCTGCGACCCGGGCGCGCCCTTCCCGTAGGTCCTGCCAATCGGCTCCCCCCTTTATCACACGATAACGACCATGACCCGATCGAACCGTCGTGACTTCCTGCGCGTCGCCGCCGGCACCGCCGGCGCCGCCGCGCTGAACCTCTTTCCGCCCGTGATCCGCGATGCGCTTGCGATTCCCGCGAACCGCCGCACCGGCACGATCCGCGACATCGAACACATCGTGATCCTGATGCAGGAGAACCGCTCGTTCGACCATTACTTCGGCACGATGCGCGGTGTCCGCGGCTTCGGCGACCCGCGCGCGCTGCGTCTCGCGAACGGCAAGTCGGTGTTCCACCAGCCGGTCGGCCCGGCCGAGCTGCTGCCGTTCCACCCGGGTGCGGACAAGCTCGGCCTGCAGTTCCTGCAGGACCTGCCGCACGGCTGGCAGGACATGCACGCCGCGTGGAACAAGGGCCGCTACGACCAGTGGGTGCCGAACAAGGGCACCACGACGATGGCGTACCTGAAGCGCGACGACATCCCGTTCCACTACCAGCTCGCCGACGCGTTCACGATCTGCGACGCGTACCACTGCGCGATCCCGAGCTCGACCGACCCGAACCGCTATTACATGTGGACGGGCTACGTCGGCAACGACGGCACGGGCGGCGGCCCGGTGCTCGGCAACGAGGAAAAGGGCTACGGCTGGACCACCTATCCGGAAGTGCTCGAACAGGCCGGCGTGTCGTGGAAGATCTACCAGGATGTCGGCACGGGGCTCGACGCAAACGGCTCGTGGGGCTGGACGCAAAACCCGTACATCGGCAACTACGGCGACAACGCGCTGCTCTACTTCAACCAGTACCGCACCGCGCTGCCCGGCACGCCGCTGTACGACAAGGCGCGCACCGGCACCAACATCAGCGCGGGCGGCACGCTGTTCGACGTGCTGCAGCAGGACGTGAAGAACGGCACGCTGCCGCAGGTGTCGTGGATCTGCGCGCCGGAAGCGTATTCCGAGCACCCGAACTGGCCCGCGAACTACGGCGCGTGGTACATCGAGCAGGTGCTGCAGGCACTCGTGTCGAATCCCGACGTGTGGAGCAAGACCGCGCTGTTCATCACGTACGACGAGAACGACGGCTTCTTCGACCACGTGCCGCCGCCGTTCGCGCCTCAGTCGCGCGACAACGGGCTGTCGACGGTCGCGACGACCAACGAGGTGTTCGCCGGCGACGCGTCGCACATGGCCGGCCCGTACGGGCTCGGGCCGCGCGTGCCGATGCTCGTGGTGTCGCCGTGGACGAAGGGCGGCTGGGTCTGCTCGCAGACCTTCGATCACACGTCGCTGCTGCAATTCATCGAGGCGCGGTTCGGCGCGCAGTATCCGGTCACGGCGGCGAACGTGTCGCCGTGGCGCCGCACGGTGTGCGGCAACCTGACGTCCGCGTTCGACTTCTCGACACCCGACGCAAGCTGGCCGCAGCTCCCGGACACGACCGGCTACGCGCCGCCCGACCGCAATCGTCACCCCGACTACATCCCGGTGCCGCCGGTCGTCCAGCATCTGCCGAAGCAGGAGCACGGCCTGCGTCCGGCGCGCGCGCTGCCGTACGAACTGTTCGTGCACGGGCGGATCGACAACGCGAGCGGCCAGTTCCGGCTGACCTTCGCGAACACCGGCACCGCGGGCGCGGCGTTCCAGGTCCAGGCGCGCAACCGCGTCGACGGCCCGTGGACCTACACGGTCGACGCCGGCAAGCGGCTCACCGACACGTGGAGCCCCGCGCCGTCGCTCGGCCTGTACGACCTCGACGTGTACGGCCCGAACGGCTTCTACTGCCACTTCCGCAGCCCTGCCGCGTCGGCGGTCGGCCCCGCGAGCGTCAACCCCGAGGTGATCTACGGCTACGACGTCGCGAACGGCAACATCACGCTGCGCCTGATGAACCGCGGCCACCGCACGGTACGGCTCACGGTGACGAACGCGTACGGCCACGGCCACGCGCGCGAGTTCGATCTCAAGCCCGGTACGCACGTCGACGACTACTGGGACCTGCGCGGCAGCCACGGCTGGTACGACCTGACCGTCAGCGACGGCAAGCCGCTCGGCTTCCAGCGTCGCTTTGCCGGCCACGTCGAGACGGGCCGCCCGAGCGCCAGCGATCCGCTGATCCGCACGACCGCGTCGCACGACGACGCGCAAGCCACATCGGACGCCCTGTCCGACTGACGGCGCCCCACGCGCGGCGCGGCCCCGGCGGGCCGCGCCGCCGCTTCGCCCCGCACCGCTCTCCCTCCTCCGTGCCCGTTCCGCTCGCGACGGGAAACTCCCGATACCGGCTGCCACCGCACACGCGGAAGCTATGCGCAAATCCTCACCGAATGCGCGGCAAATTGCCAAGACCCGTGCATATCGGCGACCTATATATCGAGGCGATCGGGGCTCTTCGCGGAGCCTGACGGGAGATTCTTCCGAGGATCACGATGCCGACCTCCCCGCCCGATTCCGAGAAGCGGTCGAACCGCCCGCCCGTCGCACGCGCCCGGCCCGCCCGAACGTGTGCGGTACCCACTCGCAGGTGTCGAACAAGAGGAACAACATGAAATTCCGTCATTCCCTGCTGTCAGTGTCGATTGCATCCGCGCTTGCCCTCCTCTCGCAACAGGCCGCCCGGGCTGCCGACGCAACCGACGTGAAGGTCGGCTTCGCCGCGCCGCTCACGGGCGTGAATGCCGGCTACGGCAAGGATCTGCAGAACGGCGTGCAGCTCGCGCTCGACGACGCCGTCGCACAGAAGGTGCAGATCGCCGGCAAGCCTGCGCATTTCGATCTCGTCGTGCAGGACGACCAGGCCGACCCGCGCATCGGCGTGCAGGCCGCGCAGGCGCTCGTCGACCAGAACGTGTCGGTCGTGGTCGGCCACTTCAACTCGGGGACGACGATTCCGGCATCGGTCGTCTACGACAAGTCCGGCATCCCGGTGATCGATCCGGCCGCGACCAACCCGACGCTCACGTCGCGCGGGCTCGCGAACATGTTCATGGTGATCGCGACCGACGGCCAGAACGCCGGCAACGCGGGCAAGTACGCGGTCGACGTGACGAAGGCGAAGCGCATCGCGATCATCGACGACCGCACTGCGTTCGGCCAGGGCGAGGCCGACGAGTTCGAGAAGGCCGTGAAGGCCGCCGGCGGCACGATCATCGGCCGCGAGTTCACCAGCAACCAGGCGGTCGACTTTCGCGCGCAGATCACGAGCCTGAAGGGCAAGAACCCCGACCTGATCTTCTTCGGCGGCCTCGATTCGCTCGCCGCGAACTTCATCAAGCAGATGCGCCAGCTCGGGCTGAACGCGCAGTTCGTCGGCGGCGGCGGCGTGAAGGACAACGAGTTCATCAAGATCGCGGGCCCGGCCGCCGAAGGCGCGATGGCGTGGGAATACGGCCGGCCGCTCGACGAGTTGCCGCAAGGGAAGGATTTCGAACAGCGCTTCAAGAAGCGCTACGGTGTCGACGTGCTGTCGTACGCGCAGTTCGGCTACGACGCGGCCTGGGCGGCGATCAAGGCGATGCAGGCGGCCGGCTCGACCGACCCGAAGGTCTATCGCCCGGCGCTCAAGAAGATCGACTTCGAAGGCGTCACCGGCCGCATCTCGTTCGCGAACGACGGCTCGCTGAAGAGCGGGATGTCGACGCTGTACCAGGTGAAGAGCGGCGCGTGGAAGACGATCGTGACGAAGGGAGGCTGATCGGCGGTGTCGGCGGCCGGCGGCGGAAACGCCGCCCGGCCCCGGGGATCGACGCAGTCACCTCGATCTCGTATGACGACTGATGTTGACGCGCTTCGATCGGGCCGGCGGCAACGCGGGCCGCGCTGCCCGGTTCATCAACTGGCCTGCGTGTCGCGCTCGGCCTCGGCCGCCTCGTGCGCGCGGCGCAGCCGTTCGCGGCTGTTGGTGAGGTGCGTGCGCATCGCGGCGCGGGCGGCCTCCGGGTCGTGGCGCGCGATCGCCTCGTAGATATCCTCGTGCTCGTGGTTCAGCCGGCCGACGTAGCGCTCGAGGTCGTCGCCGGCAAAGCGCGCCGAATTCACGCGCGTGCGCGGGATGATCGACGTGCCGAGTTGCGTCATGATGTCGACGAAATAGCGGTTGCCGGTGGACTGCGCGATCTGCAGGTGGAACTGGTAGTCGAGCTGCGCCGTGTCGCGCCCGCCGCCCGCCCCCGTCGCGATCGCGTCGAGCGCGCGCCGCAGCGCGGCGAGGTCGGTATCGTTCGCGCGCTGCGCGGCGAGGCTCGCGCACTCGCTCTCGAGGCTGATGCGCAGTTCGAGCACCGCGAGCACGTCGCGCAGCGTCGTGATCGTCGCGGGATCGATGCCGAGCGTCTGGCGGCGCGACGGCTCCAGCACGAAGCTGCCGATGCCGTGGCGCGTCTCGACGAGGCCGCTCGCCTGCATCCGCGAGATCGCCTCGCGCACGACCGTGCGGCTCACGCCTTGCGCCGCCATGACTTCGGTTTCGGTCGGCAGCTTGTCGCCGGGACGCAGCGTGCCGTTTTCGATCTGCGCGGTCAGCGCGTCGACGACATCTTGTGCGAGGCTGCGTGCGCGACGGCGCGGCGCTGCGGGAAACGTAGGCACGGACATGAGGCCGGTTCCTTTTTGAATGATCGTAATGTGAGCCGAGGGTTTACGCGGGGTTTGAGCGAAAGCCGATGATTCATTATACTGCGTCACAAGTCATCCGACGACTGATGATAAATGCACGGATCTCCTGTCGACGCAAGCCGGCGTTCCGGCGCCTGCCTGGTCCCATGCGTTACGATCAGCCAGCGTTCGCGTTCTGCGCTCCGCTGGTCCGGTTGCCGCTCCCACCCCGTTCCGGGTTGCTGTCGACATGCAGGCCTTGCGCGCCGCGCACGTCGGTTGTCGAATGATCGCACCTCCCGCCGCGCGCGGCAAAGCTTTTGCCGCACGGCATTGCCCACTCTTTTGCCATCGCCGCCCATGAACGCCGTCACAGCCTCGCCTTCCCACGACACGCCGCGCATCGTCGACCTGCAAGCGATTCCGGTCGCCGGCCACGACAGCATGCTGCTCAACCTGAGCGGCGCTCACGGCCCGTTCTTCACCCGCAACCTCGTGATCCTGAAGGACAGCGCGGGCCGGACCGGCGTCGGCGAAGTGCCGGGCGGCGAAAGCATCCGCCGCACGCTCGACGATGCGCGCGCGCTCGTCGTCGGCCAGCCGGTCGGCAATTACCACGCGGTGCTCAACGAAGTGCGGCGCACCTTCGCCGATCGCGACGCAAGCGGCCGCGGGCTGCAGACCTTCGACCTGCGCACGACGATCCACGCGGTTACCGCGCTCGAAGCCGCGCTGCTCGACCTGCTCGGGCAGCATCTCGGCGTGCCGGTCGCCGCGCTGCTCGGCGAGGGCCAGCAGCGCGAGCGCGTCGAAATGCTCGGCTACCTGTTCTACGTCGGCGATCGCACGAAGACCGCGCTGCCCTATCGCGACGGCAGCGGCGCGACCGACGACTGGACGCGCGTGCGTGACGAAGCCGCGCTGACGCCCGAGGCCGTCGTGCGACTCGCCGAGGCCGCGCATGCGCGCTACGGCTTCAACGACTTCAAGCTGAAAGGCGGCGTGTTCGAAGGCGCCAGCGAGATCGAGGCCGTGACGGCGCTCGCCGAGCGCTTCCCCGACGCGCGCGTGACACTCGACCCGAACGGCGCGTGGTCGCTCGCCGAGGCCGTGCGGCTGTGCCGCGACCAGCATCACGTGCTCGCTTATGCGGAAGATCCGTGCGGCGCGGAGAACGGTTACTCGGGCCGCGAGGTGATGGCCGAATTCCGCCGCGCGACGGGGCTGCCGACGGCGACCAACATGATTGCGACCGACTGGCGGCAGATGGGCCACGCGGTGCAGCTTCAGTCCGTCGACATCCCGCTCGCCGATCCGCACTTCTGGACGATGCAGGGTTCGGTGCGCGTCGCGCAGATGTGCCGCGACTGGGGCCTCACGTGGGGCTCGCATTCGAACAACCACTTCGACGTGTCGCTCGCGATGTTCACGCATGTCGCGGCCGCCGCGCCGGGCCAGGTCACCGCGATCGACACGCACTGGATCTGGCAGGACGGCGAGCGGCTGACGCGCGAGCCGCTGAAGATCGAGAACGGGCTGGTGGAAGTGCCGAAGCGGCCGGGGCTCGGCATCGACATCGACATGGATGCGGTCGCGCTCGCGCACGAGCTGTACAAGCAGCACGGGCTCGGCGCGCGCGACGACGCGGCGGCCATGCAGTATCTGATCCCGGGGTGGACGTTCGACAACAAGCGCCCCTGCCTCGTGCGCTGAGCACGGGAAGGACCGGGCGGCGGGATCGCCCGGTCGGGACGGACGCGGAAGGAATGACGCAGCGCGCGGCCGGCTCGGCTGGTGCCGGGCTGGAGATGTTGCGTCGGTGGAGCGGGATCCGGATGGTTGCGGCGATAGCGCACCTGCGCGGCCAGGGCCTGGCCGGCCGCACCTATCCGGCCAGACCTAGCCGGCCGCCCCAATCCCCCGCGCCATCCCCGATGCGGCGAACACGATGACGACCAGCAGCACGGCCTGCCAATGGCCGATCCGCACATAGGTGCGCGCCCGGCCGATATCGGGCATCTGCTGCTGCCGCGCGGCGACACGCCAGCGGATCAGCCCGAGCATCGGCACGACCTCGAGCAGCAGGATCAGTACGAGCGCGGTCATCTTCAGATGAAAGAGCGGTTCGTGCAGGTAGTACGCGGAACCTTTCTCGAACCCGCCGAATGCGCGCATCAGCCCTGTTACGATCAGCACGAGCGCCGACAGCCCCCAGGCCGCATCGGCCTTGAATACGCCGGGCAAGTCGGCAGCCTGCGTCGACGCGACGAGCCGGCGCAACGCGCGGTTGCGTCCCGCGATCGCGGCAAACGCGACAGCGAACGCACTCAGGTGAACGGCAGCCAGCAACCAACGGACGATCATCGCGCCTCCTTGTCGCCCGCGCCCCGTGCGCAGGCCCTGTCAGACGATCTGCTTGAGCGCCGCGTCGAGCGCGAGCACCGCGACGCGGTCGCCGTCGGTCGCGAGCGGCGCGCGCATCACGGTCTGCCGGTTATGGCCGACGGCCGCCGGCGAATCCCACAGCAGCTCCACCTTCGGCCGCTGGAACAGGCCGCCGCGACGCGGCGGCACGGCAGCAGGCTGCACGTCCGGCGCGCCCTGCTCGCCCTGCTCGCCCTGCTCGCCCGCGGCGGGCGCCGCCCGGCCGGGCCAGCGCACCGACAGCTCGCGCGCGTCGTACTGGCCGACCTTGCGGCTTTCCATCCAGACGATCACGGTGCGCGTCAGCACGTCGAGCGAAATCGCATAACGGCCGACCGCGAAGCGGCGTGCCGCCACGTTGGTGCGCCACAGCGGCCGCGGGCGGCAGATCCAGACGATCGCCGCATAGAGCGCCGGCGCAGCGACGAGCCAGCCATTGGTCGCCGTCACCGCATGCAGCGCACCGCGCCAGCCGGCCGCCCATGCGAACGCGCCGATCGACCAGACGGCAAACAGGAAACCGATCAGCGCGAAGACGCGCAGCGCCTGACGCAGCCACTGCGGCAGCGGATGGAACGGCCGCTCGGCGCGCGCGACTGCGCCCGGCAGCGCGAGCAGCAGGAAGATCAGCACGAGGTAGATGAATGCCCACGGCGACGACACCATCGCCGACAGCGATGAGCGATAGCCCATCTGGGACATCGAGAACAGCCAGCGCGCGAGCAGCACGAGACCGATCGCGCGCAACGCGAAGATCACACCGGCGCCGGGGGCCGGCGCTGCGCGCGTGGTTTTCGTTCTCGCCAAGACTGCTCTCCTCTGGATGATCGTGGGGGCCGGATTTCGCGGCACGGCCATTATAGGGACATTACCGTCTGGACAGACGGCAGGATGGCGTGCCGGATCGCTTCAGCGGTCGTTCGCGGCGTCGGGCGCGGCGAGAATACAACAGATCCGCGCCGCAGATGTGACAACGCCCCGCCGGGAACCCGGACGGGGCGTCGATGACGGCCGCCCGCCGCAGCGCGGCGGCGGCCGGCGAATCAGCCGGCGTTGACTTCGCGGAGCACCGTGCGGCGCTTCTGGCGCAGCAGTTCCTCATAGCCCTTCACGTAGTTCTGCGCCATCACCTTCGACGAGAAACGTGCTTCGAACGCGGCGCGGACCTTCTCGCGCGGCAGCGTATCGAGGCGCTTGAGCGCCGCGACGGCCGACAGTTCGTCTTCGACGACGAAGCCCGACACGCCGTTGTCGATCACTTCCGGCACCGAGCCGCGCTTGAACGCGATCACCGGCGTGCCGCAGGCCATCGCCTCGATCATCACCAGGCCGAAGGGCTCCGGCCAGTCGATCGGGAACAGCAGCGCGTGCGCGTTGCCGAGGAATTCGGTCTTTTCGGACTCGCTGATTTCGCCGATGTACTCGACGTGCGGCAGCGCGAACAGCGGCTTGATCTTTTCTTCGTAGTACGCGCGGTCGGCCTTGTCGAGCTTCGCGGCGATCTTGATCGGCAGGCCGGCCTGCTCGGCGATGCGGATCGCCGTGTCGACGCGCTTCTCCGGCGAGATGCGGCCGAGGAACGCGAGATAGCTCGGCTTCACGTTCGGGATCGGCGTCAGCAGGTTTTCCGGCAGGCCGTGGTAGACGGTCGACAACCAGTTCGCCTGCTGCAGCGGGATGCGCTGGTTGTCGGAGATCGACACGACCGGCACGTCGCTGAACGCGTTGAAGATCGGCTGCAGTTCCGGCAGGTCGAGACGGCCGTGCATCGTCGTCAGGTGCGGGACCGGCTGGCGCGAGAACAGCGAGAACGGGTAATAGTCGATGTGGCAGTGCAGGACATCGAACTCTTCCGCGCGGCGGCGCACCTGCTCGAGCAGCAGCATGTGCGGTGCCATCACGTCGCGGATCGTCGGGTCGAGGCGCAGCGCCTGCGGCCAGCAGGCTTCGAGCTTCGCGGAGGTTTGCGAATCGCCGCTCGCGAAGAGCGTGACGTCATGCCCCATCTCGACAAGTGCTTCGGTGAGGTAGGACACCACTCGCTCGGTACCACCGTACAGCTTCGGGGGGACCGCTTCGTGCAACGGAGCGATTTGGGCGATTCGCATGCGTAACTCCTAAAAAATCGGCTAAAAACCAGGTATGGGTCGGCAACCTGCGGGCGGTCCG is part of the Burkholderia pyrrocinia genome and harbors:
- a CDS encoding DUF2214 family protein, translating into MIVRWLLAAVHLSAFAVAFAAIAGRNRALRRLVASTQAADLPGVFKADAAWGLSALVLIVTGLMRAFGGFEKGSAYYLHEPLFHLKMTALVLILLLEVVPMLGLIRWRVAARQQQMPDIGRARTYVRIGHWQAVLLVVIVFAASGMARGIGAAG
- a CDS encoding glycosyltransferase family 4 protein; the encoded protein is MRIAQIAPLHEAVPPKLYGGTERVVSYLTEALVEMGHDVTLFASGDSQTSAKLEACWPQALRLDPTIRDVMAPHMLLLEQVRRRAEEFDVLHCHIDYYPFSLFSRQPVPHLTTMHGRLDLPELQPIFNAFSDVPVVSISDNQRIPLQQANWLSTVYHGLPENLLTPIPNVKPSYLAFLGRISPEKRVDTAIRIAEQAGLPIKIAAKLDKADRAYYEEKIKPLFALPHVEYIGEISESEKTEFLGNAHALLFPIDWPEPFGLVMIEAMACGTPVIAFKRGSVPEVIDNGVSGFVVEDELSAVAALKRLDTLPREKVRAAFEARFSSKVMAQNYVKGYEELLRQKRRTVLREVNAG